The Pseudomonas hefeiensis genomic sequence CAAGCGGGTGATTGATGAGTGCATCGACGTGCTGATGTTGATTGCTCGGGCCAACTCGACCCGGGACAAGCATCCACACCTGACCTCGCTGGTCGAGAAGGTCCAGGTGATCGAGTTCCTGATGCGGCTTTTCAAGGAAAGCCGATTCATCAGCATCCCGCAGCACGCCAAGGCCATCGAGGTCACCACCTCAATTGGCAAACA encodes the following:
- a CDS encoding four helix bundle protein — protein: MAMHTELQIYKVSMGLLQMATNLTRNIPRDLKQSLGKRVIDECIDVLMLIARANSTRDKHPHLTSLVEKVQVIEFLMRLFKESRFISIPQHAKAIEVTTSIGKQANAWKRSTPTAPAI